From one Variovorax sp. PBL-H6 genomic stretch:
- a CDS encoding cation acetate symporter — protein MKLHWHSARRALTVAALFAACAAAWAAGADLGQTQKQATNWTAIGMFGMFVLGTLFITKWAAAKTKSAADFYTAGGGITGFQNGLAIAGDYMSAASFLGISAAVMAAGYDGLIYSIGFLVGWPVITFLMAERLRNLGKFTFADVAAFRFKQAPVRIFAASGTLVVVAFYLIAQMVGAGQLIKLLFGLEYWIAVVIVGSLMMVYVLFGGMTATTWVQIIKACLLLGGATFMALSVLWHFGFSPEAMFAGAVKVKTDLALKDGKTAQTAAAIGQSIMGPGNFVKDPISAISFGMALMFGTAGLPHILMRFFTVPSAKEARKSVMWATGWIGYFYLLTFIIGFGAITFVLTNAQFVDAKGGLIGGGNMAAIHLANAVGGNVFLGFISAVAFATILAVVAGLTLSGASAVSHDLYATVVKNGKADSASELRVTRITTVALGILAVLLGIVFEKQNIAFMVSLAFAIAASANFPVLFMSVLWKGCTTRGAVIGGFLGLISSVALTVVSPSVWEATLGHPQGSAFFPYASPCLFSMTIGFLGIWIFSLLDSSKRSDIDKQGFLAQQVRSETGIGASGASGH, from the coding sequence ATGAAGCTGCATTGGCACTCCGCGCGCCGCGCGCTCACAGTCGCTGCCCTGTTCGCCGCCTGCGCGGCGGCGTGGGCGGCCGGGGCCGATCTCGGCCAGACCCAGAAGCAGGCGACCAACTGGACGGCCATCGGCATGTTCGGCATGTTCGTCCTCGGCACACTTTTCATCACCAAGTGGGCAGCAGCGAAGACCAAGTCGGCCGCCGACTTCTACACCGCCGGCGGCGGCATCACCGGCTTCCAGAACGGCCTGGCGATCGCGGGCGACTACATGTCGGCGGCCTCCTTCCTCGGCATCTCGGCGGCGGTGATGGCTGCCGGCTACGACGGGCTGATCTACTCCATCGGCTTCCTGGTCGGCTGGCCGGTCATCACCTTCCTGATGGCGGAGCGGCTGCGCAACCTGGGCAAGTTCACCTTCGCCGACGTGGCGGCCTTCCGCTTCAAGCAGGCGCCGGTGCGGATCTTCGCGGCCTCCGGCACGCTGGTGGTGGTGGCCTTCTACCTGATCGCGCAAATGGTGGGCGCCGGCCAGCTGATCAAGCTGCTGTTCGGCCTCGAGTACTGGATCGCAGTCGTGATCGTCGGCTCGCTGATGATGGTCTACGTGCTCTTCGGCGGCATGACAGCGACGACGTGGGTCCAGATCATCAAGGCCTGCCTGCTGCTGGGCGGCGCCACCTTCATGGCGCTCTCGGTGCTGTGGCATTTCGGCTTCAGCCCGGAGGCGATGTTCGCCGGCGCGGTGAAGGTCAAGACCGACCTGGCGCTGAAGGACGGCAAGACAGCGCAGACGGCAGCGGCCATCGGCCAGTCGATCATGGGGCCCGGCAACTTCGTCAAGGACCCGATCTCGGCCATCTCCTTCGGCATGGCGCTGATGTTCGGCACGGCCGGCCTGCCGCACATCCTGATGCGCTTCTTCACCGTGCCGAGCGCCAAGGAGGCGCGCAAGTCGGTGATGTGGGCGACCGGCTGGATCGGCTACTTCTACCTGCTCACCTTCATCATCGGCTTCGGCGCCATCACCTTCGTGCTCACGAACGCCCAGTTCGTCGACGCCAAGGGCGGCCTGATCGGCGGCGGGAACATGGCGGCCATCCACCTCGCCAACGCGGTGGGCGGCAATGTGTTCCTCGGCTTCATCTCGGCGGTGGCCTTCGCGACCATCCTCGCGGTCGTCGCCGGCCTCACGCTGTCGGGTGCCTCGGCGGTCTCGCACGACCTGTACGCCACCGTCGTCAAGAACGGGAAGGCCGACAGCGCCTCGGAGCTGCGCGTCACGCGCATCACCACCGTCGCGCTCGGCATCCTGGCGGTGCTGCTCGGCATCGTCTTCGAGAAGCAGAACATCGCGTTCATGGTCTCGCTGGCCTTCGCCATCGCGGCTTCGGCGAACTTCCCGGTGCTGTTCATGTCGGTGCTGTGGAAGGGCTGCACGACGCGTGGCGCGGTGATCGGCGGCTTCCTCGGGCTGATTTCCTCGGTGGCGCTGACCGTGGTCTCGCCGTCGGTGTGGGAGGCGACGCTCGGCCACCCGCAAGGTTCGGCCTTCTTCCCCTACGCCTCGCCCTGCCTGTTCTCGATGACCATCGGCTTCCTCGGCATCTGGATCTTCTCGCTGCTGGACAGCAGCAAGCGCAGCGACATCGACAAGCAGGGCTTCCTCGCGCAACAGGTGCGGTCGGAGACCGGCATCGGGGCCTCCGGCGCCAGCGGGCACTGA
- a CDS encoding DUF485 domain-containing protein yields MDDDLVRRIASHPQYQTLKARRTRFGWMLTLVMLLVYYGFVLLVAFNKPFLAQRMGEGVMTLGIPIGFGVIVFTIAITAYYVKRANAEFDTLSEAVAKGALK; encoded by the coding sequence ATGGACGACGATCTGGTTCGGCGCATTGCCAGCCACCCCCAATACCAGACGCTCAAGGCGAGGCGCACGCGCTTCGGCTGGATGCTCACCCTGGTGATGCTGCTCGTGTATTACGGCTTCGTCCTGCTGGTGGCCTTCAACAAGCCCTTCCTCGCGCAGCGGATGGGCGAAGGCGTGATGACGCTGGGCATCCCGATCGGCTTCGGCGTCATTGTCTTCACGATCGCGATCACCGCCTACTACGTGAAGCGCGCCAATGCCGAGTTCGACACCCTGTCAGAGGCCGTGGCCAAGGGAGCCCTCAAATGA
- a CDS encoding bacteriohemerythrin, producing MAALDRSGALSLDLPFMDRAREEFIRLLTRVDEADNTRLPSAWNDLVECAAENFAREEVWMRATGHASRKDHDIQHRVVLGVMREGALQAGEGRLLQVREMARQLRSWYARHVQTLDAALALHLRGARFEPANAGAAGAAAKAAPPVWSALREAVEHVSSD from the coding sequence ATGGCAGCCCTGGATCGCTCCGGCGCGCTCTCGCTCGACTTGCCTTTTATGGACCGCGCCCGCGAGGAGTTCATCCGGCTCCTGACCCGGGTCGACGAGGCCGACAACACCCGGTTGCCCTCGGCCTGGAACGACCTGGTCGAGTGCGCCGCCGAAAACTTCGCGCGCGAGGAAGTCTGGATGCGGGCGACGGGCCATGCATCGCGGAAAGACCACGATATCCAGCATCGCGTGGTGCTGGGGGTCATGCGCGAAGGTGCGTTGCAGGCCGGGGAAGGCAGGCTGTTGCAGGTGCGCGAGATGGCGCGCCAACTCAGGAGCTGGTACGCAAGGCATGTCCAGACCCTGGATGCCGCGCTCGCTCTCCATTTGCGTGGCGCTCGATTCGAACCCGCGAACGCCGGGGCCGCCGGGGCCGCCGCCAAGGCTGCGCCCCCCGTGTGGTCTGCGCTGCGCGAAGCGGTGGAGCACGTTTCCTCGGACTGA
- a CDS encoding NnrS family protein: MAPYIAIKPSQAPVDLQSGFALWQLGFRPFYLLASTFAALSIGLWAVQFAGWLPLAYLQGPLWHAHEMLFGFALAVIVGFLFTAGRNWSGRPTPTGLPLAALAALWVAGRILVLTPLGWTAALVNAAFPLASAVALAIPLVGARNRRNYFFIGLLLLLSGAALAFHLSALGVIRVPAWIGIQLALDTLLFIMAVMGGRVIPMFTNNAVAGANATRRPLVERAALGAVLALFLTDALGLPPTVVAAVALVAALAHLVRWLLWRPWKSVDDTLVLVLHLAYAWIPVHLALRALASHGWVSPSLATHALTVGAAGGLIIGMMVRTARGHTARVLRADAFDTACFLLVLLAALVRIVVPLFAPAQTITAVLASAAFWSGGFGLYAVRYWPVLTRPRLDGQPG; encoded by the coding sequence TTGGCCCCCTACATCGCAATCAAACCCTCGCAAGCACCGGTAGACCTTCAATCGGGCTTTGCCCTGTGGCAACTCGGCTTCCGGCCCTTCTACCTGCTGGCCAGCACCTTCGCAGCCCTCTCCATCGGTCTGTGGGCGGTGCAGTTCGCCGGGTGGCTGCCGCTGGCCTATCTCCAGGGGCCGCTGTGGCACGCGCACGAGATGCTGTTCGGCTTCGCGCTCGCCGTGATCGTCGGATTCCTGTTCACCGCGGGACGCAACTGGTCCGGCCGGCCGACGCCCACGGGCCTGCCGCTGGCCGCCCTCGCGGCGCTCTGGGTGGCAGGGCGCATCCTCGTGCTCACGCCTCTGGGTTGGACAGCCGCGCTCGTGAACGCGGCGTTTCCGCTGGCGAGCGCGGTCGCGCTGGCCATTCCACTCGTGGGCGCGCGCAACCGCCGCAATTACTTCTTCATCGGTTTGCTGCTGTTGCTGTCCGGGGCGGCACTGGCGTTTCATCTTTCGGCGCTCGGGGTGATCCGGGTGCCGGCATGGATCGGCATCCAGCTGGCGCTGGACACCTTGCTGTTCATCATGGCGGTGATGGGCGGCCGGGTGATCCCGATGTTCACCAACAATGCCGTTGCGGGTGCCAACGCGACGCGCCGGCCCCTGGTCGAGCGGGCGGCGCTCGGCGCCGTGCTCGCCCTCTTCTTGACCGATGCGCTGGGCCTGCCGCCCACGGTCGTGGCCGCTGTCGCGCTCGTCGCGGCGCTCGCGCATCTGGTGCGATGGCTGCTTTGGCGGCCCTGGAAGTCCGTGGACGACACGCTCGTCCTGGTGCTGCACCTGGCCTACGCATGGATTCCCGTGCACCTCGCCTTGCGAGCGCTGGCGTCGCATGGCTGGGTGTCCCCCTCCCTGGCGACCCACGCGCTGACCGTGGGAGCGGCAGGGGGACTCATCATCGGGATGATGGTCCGCACGGCACGAGGTCACACGGCCCGGGTCCTGCGCGCCGACGCGTTCGACACCGCCTGCTTCCTGCTGGTTCTGCTCGCGGCGCTGGTGCGGATCGTGGTGCCGCTGTTCGCACCGGCGCAAACGATCACCGCCGTGCTCGCCTCTGCCGCGTTCTGGAGCGGGGGCTTCGGCCTGTACGCAGTGCGCTACTGGCCTGTGCTGACGCGACCGCGCCTGGACGGCCAGCCCGGTTGA
- a CDS encoding nitroreductase family protein — protein MSTETDPRGSAADPPITGRQLAHLLHARRTVLPKRLGAPGPERAELDQILGAAAAAPDHGGLVPWRFVIVPPRERERLAEVFAQSLQEHDAAATPDERGRARDKAFQAPVLMLAIVRLGPGAGEVPDIERILSAGCAIQNMLLTATVLGYESALTSGRTMESAGLRSLFDLDEHEKPLCFISLGTMLAYKAGPERPVVERYVSELGHAP, from the coding sequence ATGTCTACTGAAACGGACCCTCGCGGGTCGGCCGCCGACCCGCCCATCACGGGGCGGCAACTGGCCCACCTCCTGCACGCACGCCGTACCGTGCTTCCCAAGCGGCTGGGTGCCCCGGGGCCCGAGCGGGCCGAACTCGATCAGATCCTGGGTGCCGCGGCCGCGGCGCCCGACCATGGCGGCCTGGTGCCGTGGCGCTTCGTCATCGTTCCGCCGCGTGAGAGAGAGCGGCTCGCCGAGGTGTTCGCGCAGTCCCTGCAGGAACACGATGCCGCAGCCACGCCGGACGAGCGCGGAAGAGCGCGCGACAAGGCATTCCAGGCGCCGGTCCTGATGCTGGCGATCGTGCGGCTGGGCCCCGGCGCCGGGGAAGTACCGGACATCGAGCGGATCCTGTCGGCCGGATGCGCCATCCAGAACATGCTTCTGACCGCGACCGTCCTGGGCTACGAGTCGGCGCTGACCTCGGGCAGGACGATGGAGTCGGCCGGACTGCGCTCGTTGTTCGACCTGGACGAGCACGAGAAGCCGCTGTGCTTCATCAGCCTGGGCACGATGCTGGCCTACAAGGCGGGCCCGGAGCGGCCCGTGGTGGAGCGCTACGTCTCCGAACTGGGCCACGCGCCGTAA